From the Lysobacterales bacterium genome, one window contains:
- the pgl gene encoding 6-phosphogluconolactonase, with translation MNWTIHEHVDADALAANCAARLGQALDDAVHGRGTALLALAGGRTSPPVFRRLASRSCDWSRVAILPSDERWVAADHADCNLRQMRDAFATAAGIRWLALVPAQPSAGVDASFANAMLAAHAQPFDACMLGMGADGHVASLFPGAPNLSDALDPANGNAAVAIIPDPMPDAGPHPRISLTLSRILRSRRLLLVISGDDKRRVLERARSGDATLPVAALVAATHPAAEIHWSP, from the coding sequence ATGAACTGGACGATTCACGAACACGTCGACGCCGATGCGCTCGCCGCGAACTGTGCGGCGCGCCTCGGCCAAGCACTCGACGACGCCGTGCATGGACGCGGCACCGCCCTGCTCGCGCTCGCCGGCGGACGGACCTCGCCGCCGGTGTTCCGACGATTGGCTTCACGGTCGTGCGACTGGTCGAGGGTCGCAATCCTGCCGAGCGACGAACGCTGGGTCGCCGCCGACCATGCGGACTGCAATCTGCGCCAGATGCGGGACGCCTTCGCGACCGCCGCTGGCATCCGGTGGCTGGCGCTGGTCCCGGCGCAACCGTCCGCTGGCGTCGATGCGAGTTTCGCGAATGCGATGCTCGCGGCGCACGCACAGCCCTTCGATGCCTGCATGCTCGGCATGGGCGCGGACGGTCATGTCGCCTCGCTGTTTCCGGGTGCACCGAACTTGTCGGACGCACTCGATCCCGCGAACGGCAACGCCGCGGTCGCGATCATCCCTGACCCGATGCCGGACGCCGGCCCGCATCCGCGCATCAGCCTGACCCTGTCCCGCATCCTCCGCTCGCGCCGACTGCTGCTGGTGATCAGCGGTGACGACAAGCGTCGCGTGCTGGAGCGCGCCCGCAGCGGGGACGCCACCTTGCCCGTTGCAGCCCTGGTCGCTGCCACCCATCCTGCGGCCGAAATCCACTGGAGCCCGTGA
- a CDS encoding phosphogluconate dehydratase, whose protein sequence is MNLHPVTERVTARIIERSRALRAAYLARIDSAHEKGSARARLGCGNLAHGFAASGVDKPSLRGTRNPNIGIVTAYNDMLSAHEPLKHYPELIRMAARGVGASAQVAGGVPAMCDGVTQGRSGMELSLFSRDVIAQATAIALSHEMFDGALLLGVCDKIVPGLLIGALSFGHLPMILVPAGPMPSGLPNAEKARVRQAYAEGKATREQLLDAEAASYHSAGTCTFYGTANSNQMLVEVMGLHMPGSAFVNPGTGLRDALTVAAAERVCAITALGDHYTPIGHTIDERAIVNAMVGLAATGGSTNHAIHLVAIARAAGLIIDWDDLDELSRATPLLARIYPNGQGDVNHFHAAGGLGLVICELLDAGLMHEDIRCVHGGSLREQAREPHLVERRLRWRDPPKASLDASILRGVTDPFDAEGGLRRLQGNLGRACVKLSAVKPEHRLIEAPARVFDSQDAVLAAFKAGELTGDFVAVVRAQGPRANGMPELHKLTPTLGVLQDRGQRVALLTDGRMSGASGKVLAAIHVSPESVCDGALAKLRDGDVIRIDAEAGRMDVLLAAADFSARIPAAFDLAANRAGVGRELFGVMRAHVGSAERGACSLFLDP, encoded by the coding sequence ATGAACCTGCATCCAGTCACCGAACGCGTCACCGCGCGCATCATCGAGCGCAGCCGGGCGCTGCGTGCCGCCTATCTCGCGCGGATTGATTCGGCACACGAGAAGGGCAGTGCGCGCGCCCGACTGGGCTGCGGCAATCTCGCGCACGGCTTCGCGGCCTCCGGCGTCGACAAGCCTTCGCTGCGTGGCACACGCAACCCGAACATCGGCATCGTCACCGCCTACAACGACATGCTCAGCGCCCACGAGCCGCTGAAACATTATCCGGAACTGATCAGGATGGCGGCGCGCGGCGTCGGCGCCAGCGCGCAAGTCGCGGGCGGCGTACCGGCGATGTGCGACGGTGTCACCCAGGGCCGCAGCGGCATGGAACTTTCGCTTTTCTCTCGCGACGTGATCGCGCAGGCCACGGCGATCGCGTTGTCGCACGAGATGTTCGACGGCGCCCTGCTGCTCGGTGTCTGCGACAAGATCGTCCCCGGACTGCTGATCGGCGCGCTCTCGTTCGGGCATCTGCCGATGATCCTGGTGCCCGCCGGCCCGATGCCCTCCGGCCTGCCGAATGCCGAGAAGGCGCGGGTGCGCCAGGCCTACGCCGAAGGCAAGGCGACGCGCGAACAACTGCTCGACGCCGAGGCCGCGTCGTACCACAGCGCCGGCACCTGCACCTTCTACGGCACCGCGAATTCGAACCAGATGCTGGTCGAAGTGATGGGCCTGCACATGCCGGGCAGCGCCTTCGTGAATCCGGGCACGGGCTTGCGCGACGCACTCACCGTCGCCGCGGCCGAGCGCGTCTGCGCGATCACTGCATTGGGCGACCACTACACGCCAATCGGACACACGATTGACGAGCGCGCCATCGTCAACGCGATGGTCGGCCTCGCCGCGACTGGCGGATCGACCAACCACGCGATTCATCTGGTCGCGATCGCACGCGCCGCCGGCCTCATCATCGATTGGGACGACCTCGATGAACTCAGTCGTGCCACGCCGCTGCTGGCGCGCATCTACCCGAACGGACAAGGCGACGTGAACCATTTCCACGCCGCCGGCGGCCTGGGGCTCGTGATCTGCGAGCTGCTGGACGCTGGGCTGATGCACGAGGACATCCGCTGCGTGCACGGCGGTTCGTTGCGCGAGCAGGCGCGCGAACCGCATCTCGTCGAGCGGCGACTGCGCTGGCGCGATCCGCCGAAGGCGTCGCTCGATGCGTCGATCCTGCGGGGCGTCACCGATCCCTTCGATGCCGAAGGCGGGCTGCGTCGGCTCCAGGGCAATCTCGGTCGCGCCTGCGTGAAGCTGTCTGCGGTGAAACCCGAACATCGCCTGATCGAAGCACCGGCGCGCGTGTTCGATTCGCAGGATGCGGTGCTGGCAGCATTCAAGGCGGGCGAACTCACCGGTGACTTCGTGGCGGTGGTGCGTGCCCAAGGCCCGCGCGCCAATGGCATGCCCGAGTTGCACAAACTCACGCCGACACTCGGCGTGTTGCAGGACCGCGGCCAGCGCGTCGCCCTGCTCACCGATGGACGCATGTCCGGCGCCTCGGGCAAGGTGCTGGCCGCGATCCACGTGTCGCCGGAATCGGTCTGCGACGGCGCACTCGCAAAGTTGCGCGATGGCGACGTGATCCGGATCGATGCCGAAGCCGGCCGCATGGACGTGTTGCTGGCAGCGGCTGATTTCTCCGCGCGCATTCCGGCCGCCTTCGATCTTGCGGCGAATCGTGCCGGTGTCGGCCGCGAATTGTTCGGTGTGATGCGTGCGCATGTCGGCTCGGCCGAACGTGGCGCATGCAGCCTGTTTTTGGATCCCTGA
- a CDS encoding bifunctional 4-hydroxy-2-oxoglutarate aldolase/2-dehydro-3-deoxy-phosphogluconate aldolase: MTQWTIEQRCSAVDLILARAPVLPVIAIRELAHAVPLARALVAGGLPVLEVTLRSPVALAAITAMVREVPGAIIGAGTVLDEDALDAVTRAGARFAISPGCTEALYLAASRATIPHIPAISTASELMRGIEHGHRRFKFFPAESSGGVGTLKSFAGPFAQVKFCPTGGIDAASAPRYLALPNVPTVGGSWMIPADALAAGDFERIEHLARAAATMAASS, from the coding sequence ATGACCCAATGGACCATCGAGCAACGCTGCAGCGCAGTCGACCTCATTCTCGCTCGGGCCCCGGTGCTGCCGGTCATCGCGATCCGCGAACTCGCGCATGCCGTTCCGCTTGCCCGCGCACTGGTCGCGGGCGGCCTGCCGGTACTTGAGGTGACCTTGCGCAGTCCGGTCGCGCTCGCCGCCATCACCGCGATGGTGCGCGAGGTTCCCGGCGCGATCATCGGCGCCGGCACGGTGCTCGACGAAGACGCGCTTGATGCCGTCACCCGCGCCGGCGCGCGCTTCGCGATTTCGCCGGGCTGCACCGAGGCCCTGTACCTCGCCGCATCGCGCGCGACGATTCCACACATTCCCGCCATCAGCACCGCCAGCGAATTGATGCGCGGGATCGAGCACGGTCATCGTCGCTTCAAATTCTTCCCGGCCGAATCCAGCGGTGGCGTCGGCACGCTCAAATCGTTCGCGGGCCCATTTGCACAGGTGAAATTCTGCCCGACCGGCGGTATCGATGCGGCGAGCGCGCCGCGCTACCTCGCGCTGCCGAACGTGCCGACCGTGGGCGGATCGTGGATGATTCCGGCCGACGCGCTGGCGGCCGGCGATTTCGAGCGGATCGAACATCTCGCGCGGGCTGCGGCGACCATGGCCGCGTCAAGCTGA
- a CDS encoding PilT/PilU family type 4a pilus ATPase, producing MHADLTPYLQMMAQKNASDLFFTVGAPPNIKIDGETMPLKQATLGAEQVRDLAYSIMTEKQQKEFEATMEMNLAIGLPKTGRYRVNVYRQRGDVAFALRYITSQIPSIDDLNLPPILRDLIMIPRGLVLVVGSTGSGKSTTLASMIDYRNSIKTGHILTVEEPIEYVHEHQKSMVDQREVGLDTMSYANALKNAMREAPDVIMIGEIRDRETMQAAISYAETGHLCLSTLHANNANQTLDRIVNFFPDSAHHQLFVDLSLNLKAVISQRLLKGLNRKRVPAVEILLNTAYVADLIAKGEIAQIREAMKHGAEHGMQTFDESLYQLYASGRISYQDALEHADSHTDLALRIRLQGPAPGFATHHVGATSDGTMALEDVSPLVPRP from the coding sequence ATGCACGCCGACCTGACGCCTTACCTGCAGATGATGGCGCAGAAGAACGCCTCCGACCTGTTCTTCACCGTCGGCGCTCCGCCGAACATCAAGATCGACGGCGAGACGATGCCACTGAAGCAGGCGACGCTCGGCGCGGAACAGGTGCGCGATCTCGCCTACTCGATCATGACCGAGAAGCAGCAGAAGGAGTTCGAGGCGACGATGGAGATGAATCTCGCCATCGGCCTGCCGAAGACCGGGCGTTACCGGGTCAACGTCTATCGCCAGCGCGGCGATGTCGCGTTCGCGCTGCGCTACATCACCAGCCAGATTCCCTCGATCGACGACCTCAACCTGCCGCCGATCCTGCGCGACCTGATCATGATTCCGCGCGGCCTCGTGCTGGTGGTCGGATCGACCGGTTCCGGCAAGTCGACGACGCTGGCGTCGATGATCGACTATCGCAATTCGATCAAGACCGGGCACATCCTCACCGTCGAGGAGCCGATCGAATACGTGCACGAGCACCAGAAGTCGATGGTCGACCAGCGCGAGGTCGGGCTCGACACGATGAGCTACGCGAACGCGCTGAAGAACGCGATGCGGGAAGCGCCGGACGTGATCATGATCGGCGAGATCCGTGATCGTGAAACCATGCAGGCGGCGATTTCGTATGCCGAAACCGGGCATCTGTGCCTGTCCACCCTGCACGCGAACAACGCCAACCAGACCCTTGACCGCATCGTCAATTTCTTTCCGGACAGCGCGCACCACCAGCTGTTCGTCGACCTGTCACTGAACCTGAAGGCGGTGATTTCGCAGCGGCTGCTGAAAGGACTGAATCGCAAACGCGTGCCGGCGGTCGAGATCCTGCTGAACACGGCCTATGTCGCCGACCTGATCGCCAAGGGCGAGATCGCACAGATCCGCGAGGCGATGAAACATGGGGCCGAGCACGGCATGCAGACCTTCGACGAATCGCTGTATCAGCTCTATGCCAGTGGTCGCATCAGCTACCAGGACGCACTGGAACACGCGGACTCGCACACCGACCTCGCGCTGCGCATCCGCCTCCAGGGTCCCGCACCCGGGTTTGCCACCCATCACGTCGGCGCCACCAGCGACGGCACGATGGCACTGGAAGACGTGTCGCCATTGGTACCGCGCCCCTGA
- a CDS encoding glycosyl hydrolase, with translation MRLIRSLLVLAASVACLPLTAKDAAKPDADKPYGALAFRSLGPLVGGRISRVAGVPGSTIFYATAAQGGVWKSSNNGIDWTPIFDGESSQSLGSIAIAPSDPNVIYVGGGEANPRGNVALGHGLWRSTDAGASWEQVLELKGQVGTIAVHPQHPDIVFAAVLGSPFGPGPQRGVYRSLDGGATWSQVLKVNADTGASDVAIDPHNPRIVYAGMWQMRRTPWSLQSGGEGSGLYRSSDGGATFEKVEHEVIPKGVVGKVGVAFAPSQPGRIYALIEAEQGGLFRSDDAGGEWKRVNEHHVLTQRAWYYMTMTVDPQNADVVWFPQVALMQSRDGGKTVRQIDGPHHGDHHDVWIDPKDPRRMVDGNDGGIDVSLDGGQTWTHPLLPIAQFYNIDVDDRVPYHVGGTMQDWGTASGPSRSLRGPHAVADWFYAGGGEAADFVYDPFRPGHIYAGEYMGYLSHFVEGTGQYRNISVSHYNGSGIPPKQHPYRFQWTAPAAASPFRDGGLYHGGNVLFRTRDQGQTWTAISPDLTRDDESKQSWSGGPITGDNTGVEVYGTIFSIAESRVQRGVIWVGSDDGLVHVSQDDGANWANITPKGLPEWATIEGIEPSRSDAGTAWFVAHRYRLDDPKPYLFVTRDFGKSWQQLGKGLPADLPLYSVRVDPEDARFVYLGSERGVWMSRDGGASFSELKLNLPPVTVMDMEIKHGDLVIGTRGRGLWTLEQIASLREFDDGVRKQAAHLFATRPTIRFREDGTWAELGNGTFEESNEGALLHYWLAEVPKQPLTLTIKDGDGRVLRTLSSEKKPGKYAEDDPDEPSGPPEADVTADQGFNATVWNLREEGARRIAFKADMGDPETGPLALPGTYTLELNADGHVATTTLDILADPRSPASADELRANHALAIRTRDALTRLSLSIDRVRAVREQLDVFAKHAAALANGAALRDAIKAAAARVDVIEGTLHNPEAIVNYDILSGRGGGAKLYSQLAPLYSWIDDSDHTPTQSMLDRADVLLAELAQREADIQTLRDHELATVEVEANKLGLARILIP, from the coding sequence ATGCGCCTGATCCGTTCCCTGCTCGTGTTGGCGGCAAGCGTCGCTTGCCTGCCCCTGACCGCCAAAGACGCGGCGAAGCCCGACGCCGACAAACCTTACGGCGCGCTGGCTTTCCGCTCGCTCGGCCCCCTGGTCGGTGGCCGCATTTCACGCGTCGCCGGCGTGCCCGGCAGCACAATTTTCTATGCCACCGCAGCCCAGGGCGGGGTCTGGAAGTCCAGCAACAACGGCATCGACTGGACTCCGATCTTCGATGGCGAATCCTCGCAGTCGCTGGGATCGATCGCGATCGCGCCGAGCGACCCGAACGTGATCTACGTCGGCGGCGGCGAAGCCAATCCGCGCGGCAATGTCGCGCTCGGCCATGGTCTCTGGCGCTCCACCGATGCGGGCGCGAGTTGGGAACAGGTACTTGAACTCAAGGGGCAGGTCGGCACGATTGCCGTGCACCCGCAGCATCCGGACATCGTCTTTGCGGCCGTACTCGGCTCGCCGTTCGGACCAGGCCCGCAACGCGGCGTCTATCGCTCGCTGGATGGCGGCGCGACCTGGTCCCAGGTACTGAAGGTGAACGCCGATACCGGCGCTTCCGATGTCGCCATCGATCCGCACAACCCGCGCATCGTCTACGCCGGGATGTGGCAGATGCGGCGCACGCCCTGGTCGCTGCAAAGTGGCGGCGAAGGCAGCGGCCTGTACCGCTCCAGCGACGGCGGCGCGACGTTCGAGAAGGTCGAACACGAGGTGATTCCGAAAGGCGTGGTCGGCAAGGTCGGCGTCGCATTCGCGCCCAGTCAGCCGGGCCGCATCTATGCCCTGATCGAGGCCGAGCAGGGCGGGCTGTTCCGCAGCGATGACGCGGGCGGCGAATGGAAGCGCGTCAACGAACATCACGTGCTGACCCAGCGCGCCTGGTACTACATGACGATGACGGTCGACCCGCAGAACGCGGACGTGGTCTGGTTTCCGCAGGTCGCGCTGATGCAGTCGCGCGATGGCGGCAAGACGGTACGCCAGATCGACGGTCCGCACCATGGCGATCACCATGACGTGTGGATCGACCCGAAGGACCCGCGGCGCATGGTCGACGGCAACGACGGCGGCATCGACGTGTCGCTCGATGGTGGCCAGACCTGGACGCATCCGCTGCTGCCGATCGCGCAGTTCTACAACATCGATGTCGACGACCGCGTGCCGTATCACGTCGGCGGCACGATGCAGGACTGGGGTACCGCGAGCGGCCCGTCGCGCAGCCTGCGCGGTCCGCACGCGGTGGCCGACTGGTTCTACGCCGGCGGTGGCGAGGCCGCGGACTTCGTCTACGACCCGTTTCGCCCCGGCCACATCTATGCCGGCGAATACATGGGCTATCTCTCGCACTTCGTCGAAGGCACCGGGCAGTACCGCAACATTTCGGTGTCGCATTACAACGGCTCCGGCATTCCGCCGAAACAGCATCCCTACCGCTTCCAGTGGACCGCACCCGCGGCCGCATCGCCCTTCCGCGATGGCGGCCTCTATCACGGTGGCAATGTCCTGTTCCGCACCCGTGACCAGGGCCAGACCTGGACCGCCATCAGCCCGGATCTGACCCGCGACGACGAGTCCAAGCAATCGTGGTCGGGTGGACCGATTACCGGCGACAACACCGGCGTCGAGGTCTACGGCACGATCTTCTCGATCGCCGAATCGCGCGTTCAGCGCGGCGTGATCTGGGTCGGCAGCGACGATGGCCTGGTGCATGTCAGCCAGGACGACGGAGCAAACTGGGCCAACATCACGCCCAAGGGACTGCCGGAGTGGGCGACGATCGAAGGGATCGAACCGTCACGCAGCGACGCCGGCACCGCCTGGTTCGTTGCGCATCGCTATCGCCTCGACGACCCCAAACCCTATCTGTTCGTGACCCGTGATTTCGGCAAGTCCTGGCAGCAGCTCGGCAAGGGCCTGCCGGCCGACCTGCCCTTGTATTCGGTTCGCGTCGATCCCGAGGACGCACGCTTCGTCTATCTCGGCAGCGAACGCGGCGTCTGGATGTCGCGCGACGGCGGCGCCAGTTTCAGCGAGCTCAAGCTCAATCTGCCGCCGGTGACGGTGATGGACATGGAGATCAAGCATGGCGATCTGGTCATCGGCACGCGTGGTCGCGGCCTTTGGACGCTGGAGCAGATCGCGTCGCTGCGCGAGTTCGATGACGGCGTGCGCAAGCAGGCCGCACACCTGTTCGCGACGCGCCCGACCATTCGCTTCCGCGAAGACGGCACCTGGGCTGAACTGGGCAACGGCACGTTTGAAGAGAGCAACGAGGGTGCCTTGCTGCACTACTGGCTGGCGGAAGTACCCAAGCAGCCGCTGACGCTGACGATCAAGGACGGCGATGGTCGCGTACTGCGCACGCTGAGCAGCGAGAAGAAGCCGGGCAAGTATGCCGAGGATGATCCGGACGAGCCGTCGGGTCCGCCGGAAGCCGATGTGACTGCAGACCAGGGATTCAACGCGACGGTGTGGAACCTGCGCGAGGAAGGCGCGCGCCGCATCGCCTTCAAGGCCGACATGGGTGATCCGGAAACCGGGCCGCTGGCCCTGCCGGGCACCTACACGCTGGAATTGAATGCCGATGGCCATGTCGCGACGACGACGCTGGACATCCTCGCCGATCCGCGTTCGCCGGCCAGCGCCGACGAATTGCGTGCCAACCATGCGCTCGCGATCCGCACCCGCGATGCGCTGACGCGCCTGTCGCTGTCGATCGACCGCGTCCGCGCCGTGCGCGAACAACTCGACGTGTTTGCGAAACATGCCGCAGCGCTGGCGAACGGCGCCGCGCTGCGCGATGCAATCAAGGCCGCAGCTGCACGGGTCGACGTGATCGAGGGCACGCTGCACAACCCGGAAGCGATCGTGAACTACGACATCCTCAGCGGCCGCGGTGGCGGCGCGAAACTCTATTCGCAGCTCGCACCGCTGTATTCCTGGATCGATGATTCCGACCACACCCCGACGCAATCGATGCTCGACCGTGCCGACGTCCTGCTCGCCGAGCTCGCGCAGCGCGAAGCCGACATCCAGACGCTGCGCGACCACGAACTCGCAACAGTCGAAGTCGAGGCCAACAAGCTCGGACTGGCGCGCATCCTGATTCCGTGA
- a CDS encoding GNAT family N-acetyltransferase: MTIRRQLSLYVPEPQRSTIDAVRAVLDPVQHALIPAHVTLCREDELAAIDEATLAVRLAVAAPITLRFGAPVHFDGHGILMPCVEGEPGFHALRQHVLGRDEIRRASPHLTLAHPRNPVAPGNDLANAASMQNSVTLRFDRVHLIEQVDGGVWQTLATFDLAKPSTLHIRIDDLNGPEIQALLTEHLRSMHSISPPESVHALDLDGLRNSRVTLWSAWQDDVLLGCGALKQLDATHGEIKSMRTTQANRRSGVGRAMLAHIVDEARHRGYRRLSLETGSQPEFVAAHRLYADFGFVTCPPFADYRPDPHSVFMTLDLTVADAAHRPATG; this comes from the coding sequence GTGACGATCCGCCGCCAGCTCAGTCTGTATGTGCCCGAACCGCAACGCAGCACGATCGACGCAGTGCGTGCGGTGCTGGACCCGGTGCAGCACGCGCTGATTCCGGCACACGTGACCTTGTGCCGCGAGGATGAACTCGCGGCGATCGATGAAGCCACGCTGGCCGTACGACTGGCGGTCGCGGCACCGATCACGTTGCGCTTCGGTGCACCGGTGCACTTCGACGGCCACGGCATTCTGATGCCGTGCGTGGAAGGTGAGCCCGGATTCCACGCGCTGCGTCAGCACGTGCTTGGGCGCGACGAAATCCGTCGTGCGTCGCCACATCTGACGCTGGCGCATCCGCGCAATCCGGTGGCGCCGGGCAACGACCTGGCGAATGCAGCGTCGATGCAAAACAGCGTCACGCTTCGATTCGACCGCGTGCATCTGATCGAACAGGTCGACGGCGGCGTCTGGCAGACGCTGGCGACATTCGATCTGGCGAAGCCATCCACTCTGCACATCCGCATCGACGATCTGAATGGGCCGGAGATCCAGGCGCTGCTCACCGAACATCTGCGCAGCATGCACAGCATCTCGCCGCCAGAGAGCGTGCATGCACTCGACCTCGACGGCCTGCGCAATTCGCGCGTCACTCTCTGGAGTGCCTGGCAGGACGACGTACTGCTCGGTTGTGGCGCGCTCAAGCAACTCGATGCGACGCACGGCGAGATCAAGTCGATGCGGACGACACAGGCCAACCGACGTAGCGGCGTGGGGCGCGCAATGCTGGCGCACATCGTCGATGAAGCGAGGCATCGCGGTTACCGGCGGCTGAGCCTGGAGACCGGATCCCAGCCCGAATTCGTGGCGGCGCATCGGCTTTATGCCGACTTCGGCTTCGTCACTTGCCCGCCCTTCGCGGACTATCGCCCTGATCCGCACAGCGTGTTCATGACGCTGGACTTGACGGTTGCGGATGCAGCGCATCGACCCGCAACGGGTTGA